aagaaaatttccTAGGACCAACCTATGTCTTTCTTAGGAAAATATCTAGAAGATCAGctaacataaaattactcTAAACAAAACACGCTTAACTCCATAAAATGATCTTATCCCCGGAATAGCTCTCAATTCAAAGTGTACACGTTTAAggaaaagatttggaaaacagGGCATGATGAGTTGATCGAAAcggagagagagattgaacAAAAGTGGCTTAGAATATCTCGAGAGTCTATAAAAGGGAACAAATCAGGCATTTCCTGAGAGTCTCAaaatctcttatttttcattaaaaggATTAAAAGAGGTAAACCATTGCTTCCAAGGAGCATCATTTTGTTGCTCAAACCATGACAAAAAAGCACTGTCCAACAAGCAGAACAAGTTAACATAGAGAAGTTGGTACCTCACTGGCACATATCGAAAGTTTGCGACCTGAATGATAGGCCACACCGTACCCGTCAACATAAACGCCGGGAACACGTCCCGCTTCAAGTCTTCTTTCACTTCAGAAGCATCTTTGCCGTTGGCAAATCCCATATAACTGAAGAACACGATTAAGTCGAGTGGTCCGAAGATCAGCCCATCCATTGCCAGTTTTGCCCCAACAAACTTGGCTGATTTTGGCCGTAGCTGAAGCCTTAGCCTTATAAATCTGTCCAACCCTTCATACCTGCCAAACGATCCGATTTCTTAAATGCCCGTGTGCACAAATAACGTACAAGTTCAAAACAATAGTTCCAATGAATAATCGTACTAATTTTGATGCGAGAAAACGAAAGAATACAAGAGCATACAAAAAAGAACACCGCCACAAACACGAGCACCCTAAAGAGAAAGGGGATCCAATCAAGTTACAAAAAATAGTACTTTACAAACTCATGCAACTTTTAAGCAACCTCTAGCAGCTTCTTTAGAGGTGTTCACGAGTTAAGTTTATATAATCTAATATAAACAAGTTGCGTGAGTTATGTTTAAACCAGCATTAATCTCGAGTGAGTTATGTTACTTATCCCAAAATATGAGTTTACTAAACCTGAAGGATATATAAACTCGAGATTATAGAATCGCCTTCTTATACTCCATGTTAACTCGACAAATTATAAATCCACAAACCAAACTCATGTTATGTTAAACTCACAAtctttaaaacatattttcttgTATAAAACTTCAAACAATCCTACACCAAACTTCATGAATCCAAGAAACTTAGATACGTTATCCATTTAATGGTGTGGTACTTGAAAGGACTTGATCCAAGAATCTAAAGTACTTTCCAGATTTGTTTCCTTACATAGAGAACCATGAAGATTAAACAAACCAACCAATTGCCACTTCAATCTATGCATTCACagaatatgaaaacaaaaaataatggaTAAAGCAGAACCATGTTGCCTTCCTGAGAATATAGAAGCTTATTCTTGTAGTAACAAAGATGATAGATATGACCAAAAGTTGATAAGGAAAAGATAAAGGAAACGAACCACATGTGGCCGACTGGTCCGACAAAGCCGAATCCAAACATGCTTGTGATTCCAACACGTTTCCAGTTGATTTTGAACTCTTTTTCAGCATCCTgctacataaaaaaaattaattgtagGTGTTAGTTCAGTTATAATATACACATAATATCAGTACAATAAGTTATTTCAGAGCAACAAATAAAGGAAGAGCACCACTTAGCAACAACTTCAGagaaaaaccaaagaaaattgatGTGAAATAAAAGAgcaaaaacaaatatgaaaatagaaCCAAAAATAGATTAAGAAAACTTAATTATAGATCTAGAGTTGCAAACTGGTGTCTTGTGCTAAAGATTGAATTGGAATACGAATAACTAGACAAAGtaaatgtgagattccacatcggttggggagggaaacgaagcattccttataagagcgtggaaacctctccctagcagacgcgttttaaaactgtgaggctgacagtaatacgtaatgagccaaaacggacaatatctattagtagtagacttgggctattacagtaACTAGGAGCTTCAAATATCATCACCCTTATATGGTCAGAAAAGGATCATGCCAAGCTTGAACTAAGAGAAGGTAAGCAGGTTGTGAACCAACAAAAAGATTGACAATTCGTGAACTTTTATTTGATAGACGTACAAGAACATAAGCTCACAGAGGTTCCACCATTAGCAAGAGGCAGTGGGCCTTGGAGGAGACAAGAGGAGCAGGAGAACACAATGACACCCAACCAAAGTCTTAAGTTACTCGGGAAATTCAATCACATTCTGTAGGATTTCTTGTCTTGAAAAATCGTACTGTTTCTTTCTTGCCAAGTGACCCGGCAGAAGGGTGTAATAAAATTCCCCCAGGGCTTTTGTTTCATCTTCAAGGGATGTTTCCCAAGAATGAAATTCAGCATCCGTGGTACTTCTAAGAAAATTCAGTAAAATTCTCCCAGAATACTCTTTAATTCAGGATTTCTAAAGTAAAGAACACTCTCCAAAAGATTGGATGAAATTTGAAACACGCTTTAAAGACGAGTAGTTCTTAGTTAACTATTGAAAGTGGTACTtctaaatgataaaaaaaatttgaccaAAAATTGAGAACACATATACATTTAGACATTAAAATGATATCCCACAGCCCAAGAACTTTAATTAATCAGAAAACTTCAAAATGCACCGAAGATGCAATCAAGATACAGCATCAACATTACGCGGGCTAATTCTACAAAAGCAAAGATCGCCTAAACTTATGGTAATTTATCGCTCGAGTAAAACCAAGGAATTACTTGAAGTTAGGactaaaaatcaaatgacAAAGTAACAAAAACAAGACAATGAAATATTTCATCGCTCAAACCTAAATCAGAGcaagaacaagacaagaacaaaagCAATTCAAGTCAACAAGAAAATTCCGATCAATGAAAGGAAATCAACCACAAGCTCAAAGAAGGAAGCAAGAAAGATAGCCTCATGAATGAAgttacaaagaaaacaaaatgaaggGGATAATACTCACAGAAGCTTGAAGATGCGTTTTGGCGGCCGAGTGAGTAACGTATTGGGCTGCAATGTCGCCAGTGCCCCATAGAATGGCGGAGCTGATGACCTGAGTCTTCACGGGATGGAAGGTGAGGcagttctgataccatttccAGAGCCTAAACATGGCGGAAAGGATTCTCAGAGAAGAAATTTatgggaagaggaagaagaagaagaagaagaaggcggAGGAGAGGAAGGGAAGAAGTGGGTGAGAAGTAGAATAGGAGAATGAAGATGAGAGTCCCATGCCTCCTACTAATTTGACGGCATCGAGTTTTTGGCGGTCAATTCTTCTAAGCCCATTCTTATgattttccctctttttttttcttttctaattaaaggtttaaattttatttttagtcacaattttcaaaattatttattttatgttaatttctcatatttcaaaatagcttctatttttttttttttttttttaattttaaaattgttcttTGTATTAACGTATTAGAACACAtttgaaattatgatattaattcgttaaaattaaaattaaagtaagaACTAAGATtgttatttcttgaaagttcgagactaaaatagatatttttaaaattcgatAATCAAAATagcacaaatttaaaaattgtggaccaaaataaatatgtgagatctttcatcgattggagaaaggaatgagagTCAGTAAAGACACTGGACCCgaggaggtagattgtgaaatcccacatcggttgattGGTCTCcgaggtgggtggattgtgagatcccacatcaatcgattggagaaagaaatgaaggcCAGCAAAGACATTGGACCCgaggaggtagattgtgaaatcccacatcggttgattGGTCTCcgaggtgggtggattgtgagatcccacatcaatcgattggagaaagaaatgaaggcCAGCAAAGACATTGGACCCgaggaggtagattgtgaaatcccacatcggttgattGGTCTCcgaggtgggtggattgtgagatcccacatcagttgattGTGAGATGGACGTTGGGCACTGAGGAGGTAGATTGTGGAGATCCCGCATAGGTtgagattgtgaaatcccacatcggttgattGGTCTCcgaggtgggtggattgtgagatcccacatcagttgattGTGAGATGGACGTTGGGCACTGAGGAGGTAGATTGTGGAGATCCCGCATAGGTtgagattgtgaaatcccacatcggttgattGGTCTCcgaggtgggtggattgtgagatcccacatcagttgattGTGAGATGGACGTTGGGCACTGAGGAGGTAGATTGTGGAGATCCCGCATAGGTTGattgccaacaaggacgctggactccGAGGTGGGTGGaccgtgagattccacatcaattggagataGAAATGAACCAtcttttacaagggtgtgaaaatttctcccttacaaacagaaagaaaaagctcaaagaagacaatatctgctaaagCTATTACAGAACCGTTTGAAAGTTCACTAACAATATAATGATTTCGTTTGAATAATTTTCTCTTCGAGactataattcaaatttcgaacaaattttgttctttgttcgcTCAAAAATGTCTCATCTTTTCCAATTCTTTTAACTTTGGAACTACAAACAATTGGAATTTTATATCACCAAGCAAAACTGAGCAcacaaaatcaagaagaacTTGACGTTAAATGAGAATTTTATGAACCTTTCACATGAACATGTACAACTATTTCATGAATGAATATAAATGAACTGAATTTAGTATAGAAGAGTAACCAATTCACAGAAATCCAACCCTTCAGAAGTCCTCTCTCAAGACTACATAATATACTGAACAATATTTGAACTATCAAAAGGATAGAAACTCGAAAGCTCGGTTTACANATGTTAATTTCTCATATTTCAAAATagcttctaatttttttttttttttttttaattttaaaattgttcttTGTATTAACGTATTAGAACACATTTGANATATTTGAACTATCAAAAGGATAGAAACTCGAAAGCTCGGTTTACAAATCACACTGTTACGAAATTACTCACTGGGACGCAACAGTCTCGGCCTTGCACTTACCCAGATGACGGTTGCAGCGTGGTCGGTTCGAATCCggaggtgaagaagaagatacgCAAATGCTGCTACTATGAGCCCTACTAGTATCCCCATTCTTAACTTTTCTCAAGTCAACTTCTTTCTATGGTCATAATCTCGGAACTCATTGTTGAAAGTATTTGGGGCATCGACATTCCTCCCGAGACGACGATTTCTGCAATAATATCACGGAAATAACGACAGAATTACGATTGNactaaaatagatatttttaaaattcgatAATCAAAATagcacaaatttaaaaattgtggaccaaaataaatatgtgagatctttcatcgattggagaaaggaatgagagTCAGTAAAGACACTNGATCTCCGGTGAGAATATGGTtcaccatatatatatatatacacatttcAGCCTTTTCTTCCCTCAATatttcaagtttgaaaataAGTCAGAATCCAACAATTCAGCAATTTCCAAGAATCAAGAACTCTGACCTATTGGCATTCTATGTCTCAGACCACAAGATCATGTTGAATTATAATGTAATTGACAATACCAACTTTACAAAGCTTTGGAAGGTGAAAGTNTGATTGGTCTCcgaggtgggtggattgtgagatcccacatcaatcgattggagaaagaaatgaaggcCAGCAAAGACATTGGACCCgaggaggtagattgtgaaatcccacatcggttgattGGTCTCcgaggtgggtggattgtgagatcccacatcagttgattGTGAGATGGACGTTGGGCACTGAGGAGGTAGATTGTGGAGATCCCGCATAGGTtgagattgtgaaatcccacatcggttgattGGTCTCcgaggtgggtggattgtgagatcccacatcagttgattGTGAGATGGACGTTGGGCACTGAGGAGGTAGATTGTGGAGATCCCGCATAGGTtgagattgtgaaatcccacatcggttgattGGTCTCcgaggtgggtggattgtgagatcccacatcagttgattGTGAGATGGACGTTGGGCACTGAGGAGGTAGATTGTGGAGATCCCGCATAGGTTGattgccaacaaggacgctggactccGAGGTGGGTGGaccgtgagattccacatcaattggagataGAAATGAACCAtcttttacaagggtgtgaaaatttctcccttacaaacagaaagaaaaagctcaaagaagacaatatctgctaaagCTATTACAGAACCGTTTGAAAGTTCACTAACAATATAATGATTTCGTTTGAATAATTTTCTCTTCGAGactataattcaaatttcgaacaaattttgttctttgttcgcTCAAAAATGTCTCATCTTTTCCAATTCTTTTAACTTTGGAACTACAAACAATTGGAATTTTATATCACCAAGCAAAACTGAGCAcacaaaatcaagaagaacTTGACGTTAAATGAGAATTTTATGAACCTTTCACATGAACATGTACAACTATTTCATGAATGAATATAAATGAACTGAATTTAGTATAGAAGAGTAACCAATTCACAGAAATCCAACCCTTCAGAAGTCCTCTCTCAAGACTACATAATATACTGAACAATATTTGAACTATCAAAAGGATAGAAACTCGAAAGCTCGGTTTACAAATCACACTGTTACGAAATTACTCACTGGGACGCAACAGTCTCGGCCTTGCACTTACCCAGATGACGGTTGCAGCGTGGTCGGTTCGAATCCggaggtgaagaagaagatacgCAAATGCTGCTACTATGAGCCCTACTAGTATCCCCATTCTTAACTTTTCTCAAGTCAACTTCTTTCTATGGTCATAATCTCGGAACTCATTGTTGAAAGTATTTGGGGCATCGACATTCCTCCCGAGACGACGATTTCTGCAATAATATCACGGAAATAACGACAGAATTACGATTGATCTCCGGTGAGAATATGGTtcaccatatatatatatatacacatttcAGCCTTTTCTTCCCTCAATatttcaagtttgaaaataAGTCAGAATCCAACAATTCAGCAATTTCCAAGAATCAAGAACTCTGACCTATTGGCATTCTATGTCTCAGACCACAAGATCATGTTGAATTATAATGTAATTGACAATACCAACTTTACAAAGCTTTGGAAGGTGAAAGTTCAGTTCAGTTATCAGGAATGAAATTGGTAGCATAATAGGAAATTTATGCAACAAGCGAGAAAAAACCCGAAGAGAAGCCTCACCAATTCCTTCTCGCACTGATAAATTTGGTCTAATAACATCCTTGGTATGAATCAGGAAAACGTCACCGATATAGAGATGGTTCGTGGGGACGTAGACACAGCATAGCTCCTCCTCCCCGGAATAGCTCTGCCTCAAAACAGACAGGGTTAGACAATCAAGATTATTTAGGCTGGAGGAGTAAGCAAGTGCATTTTCCGAATGAGTTTTCAtcatctcttcttcctctaatttctctatttatttaggAAGCATTACGTGAAAATTTTTCTAGCAACTTAGTATGATTTCGagagaaaacaataattttataaaagtgaCAAAAAAGGTTATGAATCACCAACAAAAGACCTAAATCGGTTCAATTGCGAACGTTTAGGATTATAATTGATTTAACCAAAAAGGTTTAGAGGTATAAAAAAGTTTCCCAAAAAACATATCAGATTCTATTTGCNTTATGCAACAAGCGAGAAAAAACCCGAAGAGAAGCCTCACCAATTCCTTCTCGCACTGATAAATTTGGTCTAATAACATCCTTGGTATGAATCAGGAAAACGTCACCGATATAGAGATGGTTCGTGGGGACGTAGACACAGCATAGCTCCTCCTCCCCGGAATAGCTCTGCCTCAAAACAGACAGGGTTAGACAATCAAGATTACTTAGGCTGGAGGAGTAAGCAAATGCATTTTCCGAATGAgttttcatcatcttcttcctctaatttctctatttatttaggAAGCATTACGTGAAAAATTTTCTAGCAACTTTAGTATGATTTCGagagaaaacaataattttataaaagtgacaaaaaaaaattatgaatcaCCAACA
The nucleotide sequence above comes from Cucurbita pepo subsp. pepo cultivar mu-cu-16 chromosome LG11, ASM280686v2, whole genome shotgun sequence. Encoded proteins:
- the LOC111805825 gene encoding protein SYM1-like isoform X2, which produces MFRLWKWYQNCLTFHPVKTQVISSAILWGTGDIAAQYVTHSAAKTHLQASDAEKEFKINWKRVGITSMFGFGFVGPVGHMWYEGLDRFIRLRLQLRPKSAKFVGAKLAMDGLIFGPLDLIVFFSYMGFANGKDASEVKEDLKRDVFPAFMLTGTVWPIIQVANFRYVPVRYQLLYVNLFCLLDSAFLSWFEQQNDAPWKQWFTSFNPFNEK
- the LOC111805825 gene encoding protein SYM1-like isoform X1, whose product is MFRLWKWYQNCLTFHPVKTQVISSAILWGTGDIAAQYVTHSAAKTHLQASQDAEKEFKINWKRVGITSMFGFGFVGPVGHMWYEGLDRFIRLRLQLRPKSAKFVGAKLAMDGLIFGPLDLIVFFSYMGFANGKDASEVKEDLKRDVFPAFMLTGTVWPIIQVANFRYVPVRYQLLYVNLFCLLDSAFLSWFEQQNDAPWKQWFTSFNPFNEK